The following proteins are encoded in a genomic region of Pseudomonas sp. Os17:
- a CDS encoding MFS transporter: MSWFSELNTVEKRTFYSAFGGWALDALDFMVFTFVIASLMTLWHIDKGSVGLLSTVTLLFSSIGGWGAGILADRYGRVRLLQISILWFSICTVLIGFAQNFEQLFVLRALQGLGFGGEWAVGSVLIGEMVRAEHRGKAVGIVQSGWAVGWGAAALLYTVAFSYLPEDLAWRSLFWIGIAPALLVLYIRKYVPEPEVFLQTKKHQSETGDTVAFWHIFSPSLLRTTLLSALLCMGVQGGYYAITTWLPAYLKLEKGLSVFGTGSYLLVVIMGSFFGYVCGAFLSDRLGRRANFIIFAVLSAVSVICYMQLNLTNTQMLILGFPLGFAASGIYSGMGAFLTELYPSAVRANGQAFSYNFGRAVGALFPGLVGFISAQYSLGTAIAMFAGGAYCLVLVVTCFLPETKGKQLH, encoded by the coding sequence ATGAGTTGGTTTAGCGAACTTAATACCGTTGAAAAACGCACCTTCTATTCGGCATTTGGCGGTTGGGCTTTGGACGCCCTGGACTTCATGGTGTTCACCTTTGTCATCGCCTCGCTGATGACCCTCTGGCACATCGATAAGGGATCAGTGGGACTGCTGAGCACCGTGACACTGCTTTTTTCGTCCATTGGCGGATGGGGAGCGGGGATTCTGGCGGACCGCTACGGTCGGGTGCGGCTGCTGCAGATCAGCATTCTGTGGTTCTCGATCTGCACGGTGCTGATCGGCTTCGCGCAAAACTTCGAACAGCTGTTTGTTCTTCGCGCGCTGCAGGGCCTCGGGTTTGGAGGCGAGTGGGCCGTGGGCTCGGTGTTGATCGGCGAAATGGTCCGAGCGGAGCATCGCGGCAAGGCTGTGGGCATCGTGCAGAGTGGATGGGCGGTCGGCTGGGGCGCGGCCGCGCTGCTTTACACAGTGGCCTTCAGCTACCTTCCGGAAGACCTTGCCTGGCGCTCGCTGTTTTGGATCGGCATCGCACCTGCACTCCTGGTCCTCTACATTCGTAAATACGTGCCAGAGCCCGAGGTGTTCCTGCAGACCAAAAAGCACCAGAGCGAAACAGGCGACACGGTGGCTTTCTGGCATATTTTCTCCCCTTCGCTGCTGCGCACCACCCTGTTGTCGGCTCTGCTGTGCATGGGTGTGCAAGGTGGCTACTACGCGATCACCACATGGCTGCCGGCCTATCTGAAGCTGGAGAAGGGCCTGTCGGTCTTCGGCACCGGGAGTTATCTGCTGGTCGTCATCATGGGGTCGTTCTTCGGTTACGTCTGCGGCGCCTTCCTGTCCGACCGGCTGGGACGCCGCGCCAACTTCATCATCTTCGCCGTTCTGTCGGCCGTCAGCGTGATCTGCTACATGCAGCTGAACCTGACCAATACCCAGATGCTGATTCTCGGCTTTCCCTTGGGTTTCGCCGCTTCCGGTATCTACAGCGGCATGGGGGCCTTTCTGACAGAGCTCTACCCTTCGGCAGTGAGGGCCAACGGCCAGGCGTTCTCCTATAACTTCGGGCGGGCGGTGGGTGCTCTGTTTCCAGGGCTCGTCGGTTTCATAAGTGCCCAATACAGCCTGGGCACCGCGATCGCGATGTTCGCCGGAGGTGCCTACTGCCTTGTCCTGGTGGTGACCTGCTTCCTCCCGGAAACCAAGGGCAAGCAATTACACTGA
- a CDS encoding TonB-dependent siderophore receptor yields the protein MRRTLLSICVLQALSSTSWAEQAQVKPSSLELDTADVIGTATYERADGPVQGYRATRSASATRTDTSIHETPQSISVVAKDAVEDLGATRLQDALDYAGGVGRANNFGGQGLTTFTVRGFTTGEFYRNGFPINRGYPNMPDANTIERLEVLRGPATMLYGRGDPGGTFNVVSKQPLPERTVTLGSQFNDQGMKRGTLDASGPLDEEGRLAYRLNVVGEGGDTFRDHVDTERYGIAPVLTWQVSDATRLMFEGDFMRNNAPLDRGMTRYAKQVGSASRDSFFGEKDVGKLHNDNNMAQLRFDHLLNDDWTLGGGVQWLDGSLKGNAVEANGIAADGRTLGRNFNYRKLEWTDQDVQLNLTGRFDTAGVQHTLLTGIEYEDYDYQSIIQRSSGAVGAYPIDLFDPVYGQPRPALTRTPTHDQENLKTYAAFVQDQVALTDKLKVLAGARFERFEHDYETYVPGGRSWQASDNAVTPRMGVSYDLTETFAIYADTARSFKPNTGASRLGGGFAPEKGKSYEMGIKWEALDQQLSVDAAIYQIEKRNVLTTDPVDSTFSVAAGEVRSRGFDVNVAGNLSPEWRVIGGYAYVDAEVTKDNVLRSGTRLLNIPKNSFSLLNMYEFQDGILKGLGLGGGLKYVDERAGQTANTGFSMGSYTVVDLLSFYKVNDKVRLNLDLKNLFDREYEEGAFGNVYAYPGAPRTLQLGIAYTL from the coding sequence ATGCGTCGAACCCTGCTTTCCATTTGTGTGCTGCAAGCGTTGTCGTCTACTTCATGGGCTGAACAAGCGCAGGTAAAGCCTTCAAGCCTTGAGTTGGACACGGCCGATGTCATCGGCACCGCGACTTATGAACGGGCGGACGGCCCGGTGCAGGGTTACCGCGCGACGCGCTCGGCCAGCGCCACGCGTACCGATACCTCGATCCATGAAACCCCGCAGTCGATCAGCGTGGTCGCGAAGGATGCGGTCGAGGATCTCGGAGCCACTCGTTTGCAGGACGCGCTGGACTACGCCGGGGGCGTGGGGCGGGCGAACAACTTTGGCGGACAGGGGCTGACCACCTTTACCGTTCGTGGCTTCACCACGGGCGAGTTTTACCGCAACGGTTTTCCGATCAACCGCGGCTATCCGAACATGCCGGATGCCAACACCATTGAGCGCCTTGAAGTGCTGCGCGGCCCGGCAACCATGCTTTACGGCCGGGGTGATCCTGGCGGTACTTTCAACGTGGTTTCCAAACAGCCGTTGCCCGAGCGCACGGTCACCCTGGGCAGTCAATTCAACGACCAGGGCATGAAGCGCGGCACGCTGGATGCTTCCGGGCCGCTCGACGAAGAAGGGCGCCTGGCCTATCGACTGAACGTGGTGGGCGAGGGCGGCGACACCTTCCGCGATCATGTCGACACCGAGCGCTACGGCATTGCGCCGGTGCTCACCTGGCAGGTCAGTGATGCGACCCGGCTGATGTTCGAAGGTGATTTCATGCGTAACAACGCGCCTCTGGATCGAGGCATGACCCGTTACGCGAAGCAGGTTGGCAGCGCATCTCGCGACAGTTTTTTCGGTGAAAAAGACGTAGGCAAGTTGCACAACGACAACAACATGGCGCAACTGCGTTTCGACCACCTGCTCAACGACGACTGGACCCTGGGCGGTGGCGTGCAGTGGCTTGATGGTTCGCTCAAGGGCAACGCGGTCGAGGCCAACGGTATTGCCGCCGACGGCCGCACCTTGGGGCGCAATTTCAACTATCGCAAGCTGGAGTGGACCGACCAGGATGTTCAGCTCAACCTGACCGGCCGTTTCGATACCGCCGGTGTGCAGCACACGTTGCTGACTGGCATCGAGTACGAAGACTACGACTACCAGTCGATCATTCAACGCTCCAGCGGCGCTGTCGGTGCGTACCCCATCGACCTCTTCGATCCGGTGTACGGCCAGCCGCGTCCGGCCCTGACCCGCACGCCGACTCATGACCAGGAAAACCTCAAGACTTATGCCGCGTTCGTGCAGGATCAAGTGGCACTGACCGACAAACTGAAAGTGCTGGCAGGGGCGCGTTTCGAACGCTTCGAACACGACTACGAAACCTATGTGCCCGGCGGCAGGAGTTGGCAGGCCAGTGACAATGCCGTCACACCGCGCATGGGGGTGAGCTACGACTTGACCGAAACCTTTGCGATCTACGCCGACACCGCTCGCTCGTTCAAGCCCAACACCGGCGCCAGCCGCCTCGGTGGCGGATTTGCGCCGGAGAAGGGCAAGTCTTATGAAATGGGTATCAAGTGGGAAGCACTGGACCAGCAGTTGAGTGTCGACGCGGCGATCTATCAGATCGAAAAGCGCAACGTGTTGACCACCGACCCTGTTGATTCGACCTTCAGCGTTGCGGCCGGTGAAGTGCGAAGTCGTGGTTTCGATGTCAACGTTGCCGGCAACCTCAGTCCCGAATGGCGCGTGATCGGCGGCTACGCCTATGTCGATGCCGAAGTCACCAAGGACAACGTGCTGCGCTCTGGCACGCGGCTGTTGAACATCCCGAAAAACAGCTTCAGCCTGCTGAATATGTACGAGTTCCAGGACGGCATCCTCAAGGGCCTGGGCCTGGGTGGCGGACTCAAGTACGTCGACGAGCGCGCCGGGCAAACCGCCAACACCGGGTTTTCGATGGGCAGCTACACCGTTGTCGACTTGCTCAGTTTCTACAAGGTCAATGACAAGGTGCGGCTCAATCTTGACCTGAAAAACCTGTTTGATCGTGAATATGAAGAGGGCGCGTTCGGCAACGTTTACGCCTACCCAGGGGCGCCGCGGACGCTGCAATTGGGCATTGCCTACACCTTGTAG
- a CDS encoding amidohydrolase family protein has product MSHPKSATAWPPSCAAPREKIRTPSFVLPAGACDTHAHVICADFARYPLVSDRSYTPPPAPEALYLDMLRATGMQRGVLVQPSVYGTDNRYMLEVLQRHPDQLRGVAVVDERICDDELAHMHALGVRGVRINVLFRGGVNLDLMERLAHRVADLGWHMQFLIDVRLLSELQVRIAKLPCPVVIDHFGHFPAHLGVKEPGFELLLRNVAEQGWWVKLSGAYRLSEQPPDYADTDALAHALLGAAPERMVWGSDWPHVALQSTPDTGSLLNRLHSWAPGERQRQSILVDNPAVLYDFK; this is encoded by the coding sequence ATGTCTCACCCCAAATCCGCCACAGCATGGCCGCCCTCCTGCGCCGCCCCGAGAGAAAAGATCCGAACGCCCAGCTTCGTGCTGCCGGCAGGTGCGTGCGACACCCATGCGCATGTGATCTGCGCCGATTTCGCGCGCTATCCCTTGGTATCCGACCGCAGTTACACCCCGCCTCCCGCACCTGAGGCGTTGTATCTGGACATGTTGCGGGCGACGGGAATGCAGCGAGGTGTGTTGGTGCAGCCCAGCGTCTATGGCACCGACAACCGCTACATGCTCGAGGTGTTGCAACGCCACCCCGATCAACTGAGGGGGGTCGCGGTCGTCGACGAACGAATCTGCGATGACGAACTGGCGCACATGCACGCCTTGGGTGTGCGTGGAGTGCGCATCAACGTTCTGTTTCGCGGCGGAGTGAATCTGGACTTGATGGAGCGTCTGGCCCATCGAGTTGCCGACCTTGGCTGGCACATGCAGTTTTTGATTGATGTCCGGCTTTTAAGCGAGCTGCAGGTGCGGATAGCCAAGCTGCCCTGCCCTGTAGTGATCGATCACTTCGGGCACTTCCCGGCCCACCTGGGCGTCAAGGAGCCGGGCTTCGAGCTGCTGCTGAGAAACGTGGCGGAACAGGGTTGGTGGGTCAAATTGTCGGGCGCTTATCGCCTGAGTGAGCAGCCTCCGGACTATGCCGATACGGATGCCCTGGCCCATGCCTTGCTGGGCGCCGCACCCGAACGCATGGTTTGGGGCAGCGACTGGCCTCACGTCGCCCTCCAAAGCACGCCCGACACCGGTTCATTACTGAATCGCTTGCACTCATGGGCGCCCGGTGAACGCCAACGACAGAGCATCCTGGTCGATAACCCAGCCGTTCTGTACGACTTCAAATAA
- a CDS encoding amidohydrolase family protein — MTIKAIGRRDHFSVEIFRYLESEIREGRLRPGDRIPTESRLAEAFAVSRNVVREAVARLNSAGLVISRQGLGVFVATEANQSSFRITQEELTDSNKLRQLYELRLDLEAAAAAMAARRRSRNQLNKIAAALDTLRTGLQNRQDMLEHSLQFKRAIADATGNDYFRNFIIFLCSHVYEAALLENRLVRSSDLGETLLAEHQAIFDAIKLGDPDLARRATWQQIINSAERNGLRGLQGWEITRMSSLGETYAPQCAGPDPEPRQLQRTLPEGACDCHFHVFGDEHGQPFSPHRSYTPPPAPLEAFQRVQKTLGLSRAVIVQPSVYGADNSTTLAALKEGGSALRGVVVIDTDTDPHTLSAMHRLGVRGVRVNLIFKSGVEVSDVAALADKVAPLGWHLQLLIDITEFADLYETVASLPVPVVIDHMGHMPTSCGLNHPGFIDLLRLLKEGRAWVKLSGAYRFTASKDFPYDDVTPYARALIEANPNRLLWASDWPHPCIPVPMPNDASLLEMLFDWVENDDALIKQILVDNPAQLYGF, encoded by the coding sequence ATGACTATAAAAGCAATTGGCCGACGTGATCACTTCTCGGTTGAAATCTTTCGTTATCTGGAAAGTGAAATACGTGAAGGCCGACTCCGTCCCGGTGATCGCATCCCCACCGAAAGTCGCTTGGCCGAAGCCTTCGCTGTCAGCCGAAATGTAGTGCGTGAAGCCGTGGCCCGGCTCAATTCGGCCGGTCTCGTCATCAGTCGCCAAGGGCTTGGGGTGTTTGTTGCCACCGAAGCCAATCAGAGCAGCTTCCGCATCACTCAAGAGGAACTGACCGACAGCAACAAGCTGCGTCAGCTGTACGAACTGCGCCTGGACCTCGAAGCCGCCGCCGCCGCCATGGCCGCCCGACGCCGCTCGCGCAATCAGTTGAACAAGATCGCAGCGGCCCTGGACACCCTGCGCACCGGCCTACAAAACCGTCAGGACATGCTGGAGCACAGCCTGCAGTTCAAGCGGGCGATTGCCGACGCCACAGGCAATGACTACTTTCGCAACTTCATCATCTTTCTCTGCAGCCACGTCTACGAAGCGGCCTTGCTGGAGAACCGCCTGGTTCGTTCGAGCGACCTCGGCGAAACGCTGCTGGCCGAACACCAGGCGATCTTTGACGCCATCAAACTCGGCGACCCCGACCTCGCCAGACGCGCCACCTGGCAACAAATCATCAACTCCGCCGAGCGCAATGGATTGCGCGGATTGCAAGGCTGGGAAATCACGCGGATGAGTTCGCTGGGCGAAACCTATGCGCCGCAATGCGCAGGCCCGGATCCCGAGCCTCGCCAACTGCAACGCACCTTGCCGGAGGGCGCATGCGACTGCCACTTCCACGTCTTTGGTGACGAGCATGGGCAACCGTTCTCCCCTCACCGCTCCTACACGCCGCCACCCGCTCCCCTGGAGGCCTTTCAGCGTGTCCAGAAAACCCTCGGGTTGAGTCGCGCAGTCATCGTCCAACCCAGTGTCTATGGGGCCGATAACAGCACCACCCTGGCGGCGCTGAAAGAAGGGGGCAGTGCATTGCGCGGCGTGGTGGTGATCGATACCGACACCGATCCACACACCCTGTCGGCGATGCATCGCCTCGGGGTCCGCGGCGTGCGCGTCAACCTGATCTTCAAAAGTGGCGTCGAGGTATCGGATGTTGCGGCCCTGGCGGACAAAGTCGCCCCCCTTGGCTGGCACCTTCAGTTGCTGATCGATATCACCGAATTCGCCGACTTGTATGAAACCGTGGCCAGCCTGCCCGTGCCGGTCGTCATCGACCATATGGGGCACATGCCCACCAGTTGCGGACTGAACCACCCGGGCTTCATCGACCTGCTGCGGCTGCTGAAAGAAGGTCGTGCATGGGTCAAGCTTTCCGGCGCCTATCGCTTTACCGCGTCGAAGGACTTCCCTTACGACGACGTAACGCCCTACGCCCGGGCGCTGATCGAGGCCAACCCGAACCGCCTGCTATGGGCAAGCGATTGGCCACATCCGTGCATACCGGTGCCGATGCCCAACGACGCCAGCCTGCTGGAGATGCTGTTCGACTGGGTTGAAAACGATGACGCGCTGATCAAGCAGATCCTGGTGGATAACCCGGCACAGCTCTACGGCTTCTGA
- a CDS encoding LysR family transcriptional regulator: MNRNDLRRVDLNLLIVFETLMHERSVTRAAEKLFLGQPAISAALSRLRNLFDDPLFVRTGRSMEPSARAVEIFALLSPALDSISTAVSRAAEFDPATSTTVFRIGLSDDVEFALLPMLLKRLRAEAPGIVLVVRRANYLLMPSLLASGEISIGVSYTADLPANAKRKVLRRSLPKLLRADTVPGALSLDDFCARPHALVSFAGDLSGFIDEELEKLGRKRHVVLAVPQFNGLSTLLAGTDILATVPDYTAEALTAAGGVRAEDPPLPVRSFELHMAWRGSQDNDPGERWLRSRIQMFFGDPDSL; encoded by the coding sequence ATGAATCGTAATGACCTGCGTCGTGTCGACCTGAACCTGTTGATCGTGTTCGAAACCCTGATGCACGAACGCAGCGTGACCCGTGCCGCCGAGAAGCTGTTTCTTGGCCAGCCGGCCATCAGCGCCGCCTTGTCGCGCCTGCGCAATCTGTTCGACGACCCCCTGTTCGTGCGCACCGGCCGCAGCATGGAGCCTTCGGCCCGGGCAGTGGAAATCTTCGCCCTGCTCTCGCCGGCCCTGGATTCGATTTCCACCGCCGTCAGCCGCGCCGCCGAGTTCGATCCTGCCACCAGCACCACCGTATTTCGCATCGGTCTTTCCGATGACGTGGAATTTGCCCTGCTGCCGATGCTGCTCAAGCGCTTGCGCGCCGAAGCCCCGGGCATCGTCCTGGTGGTGCGCCGGGCCAACTACCTGCTGATGCCGTCGCTGCTGGCCTCCGGCGAAATCTCCATCGGCGTCAGCTACACCGCCGACCTGCCGGCCAACGCCAAGCGCAAGGTATTGCGCCGCAGCCTGCCCAAACTGCTGCGGGCCGACACCGTGCCCGGCGCCCTCAGCCTGGACGACTTCTGCGCCCGCCCCCACGCCCTGGTGTCGTTCGCCGGGGACCTGAGCGGTTTTATCGATGAAGAACTGGAGAAACTCGGACGCAAGCGCCACGTGGTGCTCGCCGTGCCGCAGTTCAACGGCCTGAGCACCCTGCTGGCCGGCACCGACATCCTCGCCACCGTTCCGGACTACACCGCCGAAGCCCTGACTGCCGCCGGCGGAGTACGTGCTGAAGATCCGCCCCTGCCGGTGCGCAGTTTTGAACTGCACATGGCCTGGCGCGGTTCACAGGACAACGATCCAGGGGAGCGCTGGTTGCGTTCGCGGATTCAGATGTTCTTTGGCGATCCGGACAGTCTTTGA
- the pgm gene encoding phosphoglucomutase (alpha-D-glucose-1,6-bisphosphate-dependent), with protein sequence MTLSPFAGKPAPVELLVDIPRLVTAYYTGQPDASVPIQRVAFGTSGHRGSSFDLSFNEWHVLAISQAICLYRESQGINGPLFVGIDTHALSTPAGASALEVLAANGVTVMIAAGDEYTPTPAVSHAILCYNRGRTSGLADGIVITPSHNPPQSGGYKYNPTNGGPADTHITKWIEAKANELLAAKLAGVKRISYEQALKADTTHRHDYLNTYVADLINVIDLDAIRNAKLRLGVDPLGGAGVRYWSAIAEHYRLDLDVVNQQVDATFRFMSVDWDGQIRMDPSSSYAMQGLIGLKERFDVAFACDPDHDRHGIVTPSGGLLAPNNYLAVSIDYLFQNRPQWRADAAVGKTVVSSGLIDRVAARLGRRLYEVPVGFKWFADGLFDGSLGFGGEESAGASFLRKDGGVWCTDKDGLIPSLLAAEMTARTGRDPSQAYRALCDELGEPFSVRVDAKANPQQKALLSKLSPQQVTSTQLAGEPIQQILSQAPGNDQAIGGLKVMTENGWFAARPSGTEDIYKIYAESFIGDDHLKQLVQEAQALVDAAISGN encoded by the coding sequence ATGACTCTCAGTCCTTTTGCGGGTAAACCGGCACCGGTTGAATTGCTGGTCGACATCCCGCGACTGGTTACGGCGTATTACACCGGTCAACCCGATGCCTCGGTGCCTATCCAGCGCGTGGCTTTCGGCACCTCCGGGCATCGCGGCAGTTCGTTCGATCTGAGTTTCAATGAATGGCACGTCCTGGCCATCAGTCAGGCCATTTGCCTGTACCGTGAATCCCAGGGCATCAATGGCCCGTTGTTCGTGGGCATCGACACCCACGCCCTGTCGACCCCGGCCGGGGCCAGCGCTCTGGAAGTCCTGGCGGCCAACGGCGTGACCGTGATGATCGCTGCCGGTGACGAGTACACCCCGACCCCGGCGGTGTCCCATGCCATTCTCTGCTACAACCGCGGCCGGACCTCGGGCCTGGCGGACGGGATCGTCATCACGCCTTCCCACAACCCGCCACAAAGCGGTGGCTACAAGTACAACCCCACCAATGGCGGCCCGGCCGACACCCATATCACCAAGTGGATCGAGGCCAAGGCCAACGAACTGCTGGCGGCCAAGCTCGCTGGAGTCAAGCGCATCAGCTACGAGCAAGCGCTGAAGGCTGATACCACACATCGCCATGACTACCTCAATACCTACGTCGCCGACCTGATCAACGTCATCGACCTCGACGCCATCCGCAACGCCAAGCTGCGCCTGGGCGTGGATCCGCTGGGTGGAGCAGGGGTGCGCTACTGGTCGGCCATCGCCGAGCACTACCGTCTTGATCTGGACGTGGTGAACCAACAAGTGGATGCCACCTTCCGCTTCATGTCGGTGGACTGGGACGGACAGATCCGCATGGACCCATCCTCCAGCTACGCCATGCAAGGATTGATCGGCCTGAAAGAGCGCTTCGACGTGGCTTTTGCCTGCGACCCCGATCACGACCGCCACGGCATCGTCACCCCTAGCGGCGGCCTGCTGGCACCGAACAACTACCTGGCGGTGTCCATCGATTACCTGTTCCAGAACCGTCCGCAATGGCGCGCCGACGCCGCCGTGGGCAAGACCGTGGTCAGCAGTGGCCTGATCGATCGGGTGGCGGCGCGTCTGGGCCGTCGCCTGTACGAAGTGCCCGTGGGCTTCAAGTGGTTTGCCGACGGCCTGTTCGACGGCTCCCTGGGCTTTGGCGGGGAAGAAAGTGCCGGTGCCTCGTTCCTGCGCAAGGACGGTGGTGTCTGGTGCACCGACAAGGACGGCCTGATCCCGTCGCTGCTGGCCGCTGAAATGACCGCTCGTACCGGTCGTGATCCGAGCCAGGCCTACCGCGCCCTGTGCGACGAGCTGGGCGAACCTTTCTCGGTACGGGTCGATGCCAAGGCCAACCCGCAGCAAAAAGCCTTGCTCAGCAAGCTTTCGCCGCAACAGGTGACCTCGACCCAGCTGGCCGGCGAGCCGATCCAGCAGATCCTCAGTCAGGCCCCGGGCAACGATCAGGCCATTGGTGGCCTGAAAGTCATGACCGAGAACGGCTGGTTCGCCGCCCGGCCATCGGGCACCGAGGACATCTACAAGATCTACGCCGAGAGCTTCATCGGTGACGATCACCTCAAGCAGCTGGTGCAGGAAGCCCAGGCCCTGGTGGACGCCGCCATCAGCGGCAACTGA
- a CDS encoding zinc-dependent alcohol dehydrogenase family protein has protein sequence MSRTIRFHKFGPAEVLKCEEHAASLPAPGEVQVRVEAIGISWYDVLWRQNLASSHARLPSGLGHEMAGVVTAVGEGVDDLAVGDKVASFPAESPNDYPVYGELIVLPRSALTRYPDVLSPIEAAVHYTPLLIAYFAYVDLARVKPGQFALVTDASHCAGPSFVQLGKALGVRVIAATKTAEEREYLLSLGAEKVIVTEEQDLLMQINKLTDNRGVDVVFDGLGGPQMSMLGDVLAPRGSLVLYGLQGGNQTPFPACAAFQKNIQFFVHCIGNFTGKPELGIIQDQVALQRALRDINQLTADRVLLPLKTRVFPFSEFVEAHRYMDECPCRERVALQVEPA, from the coding sequence ATGTCCCGCACGATTCGTTTTCACAAGTTTGGACCGGCCGAGGTGCTCAAATGCGAAGAGCATGCGGCCTCGTTGCCTGCGCCAGGCGAAGTGCAGGTACGAGTCGAAGCCATTGGTATCAGTTGGTACGACGTGCTCTGGCGGCAGAACCTGGCGTCGTCCCATGCCCGCCTGCCATCGGGCCTGGGGCATGAAATGGCCGGCGTGGTCACCGCAGTGGGCGAGGGCGTCGACGACCTCGCGGTCGGTGACAAGGTCGCCAGCTTTCCTGCCGAAAGTCCCAATGATTATCCGGTCTACGGCGAGCTGATCGTCCTGCCGCGCTCGGCCCTGACCCGCTACCCGGATGTGCTGAGCCCCATCGAGGCGGCCGTGCATTACACGCCGCTGTTGATCGCCTATTTCGCCTACGTTGATCTGGCGCGGGTCAAGCCCGGGCAGTTCGCCCTGGTGACCGACGCCAGTCACTGCGCCGGTCCGTCCTTCGTCCAGTTGGGCAAGGCCCTGGGTGTGCGGGTGATTGCCGCCACCAAGACCGCAGAAGAGCGTGAGTACCTGTTGTCCCTGGGAGCCGAGAAAGTCATCGTCACCGAGGAGCAGGACCTGCTGATGCAGATCAACAAGCTCACCGACAACCGTGGGGTCGACGTGGTGTTCGATGGTCTGGGCGGTCCACAGATGTCGATGCTTGGTGACGTCCTGGCGCCCCGAGGCAGCCTGGTGCTGTACGGCTTGCAAGGCGGCAACCAGACGCCGTTCCCGGCCTGTGCGGCGTTCCAGAAGAACATTCAGTTCTTCGTCCACTGCATCGGCAACTTCACCGGCAAGCCGGAGCTGGGGATCATTCAGGATCAGGTGGCGTTGCAGCGTGCGCTGCGCGACATCAACCAGTTGACCGCGGACCGGGTGCTGTTGCCCTTGAAGACCCGGGTCTTTCCTTTCAGCGAGTTTGTCGAAGCGCACCGTTACATGGACGAGTGTCCATGCCGCGAACGGGTGGCGCTCCAGGTCGAACCGGCCTGA
- a CDS encoding pirin family protein — protein sequence MLELRPFSSLGGAHHGWLDAHHHFSFAEYYDPKRMHWGNLRVWNDDVIAPGTGFPQHPHRDMEIITYVREGAISHQDNLGNKGRTEAGDVQVMSAGTGIAHSEYNLEATPTKIFQIWIVPNQAGSAPSWGAKPFPKGLREGFVTLASGKDGDEESLRIRADARLVAANLKAGETAEYHLDAGRRAYLVPATGAIEINGLRAEARDGVAVEDERVLRVSALRDSEIVLVDLA from the coding sequence ATGCTTGAACTCAGACCCTTCAGCTCCCTAGGCGGCGCACACCACGGCTGGCTGGATGCTCATCACCACTTTTCCTTCGCCGAGTACTACGACCCCAAGCGCATGCACTGGGGCAACCTGCGGGTCTGGAACGATGACGTGATCGCTCCCGGCACCGGTTTTCCCCAGCACCCGCACCGGGACATGGAAATCATTACCTACGTCCGCGAAGGCGCCATCAGCCATCAGGACAACCTGGGCAACAAGGGCCGCACCGAGGCCGGCGATGTGCAGGTCATGAGCGCCGGGACCGGGATCGCCCACAGCGAATACAACCTGGAAGCCACGCCGACCAAGATCTTCCAGATCTGGATCGTTCCCAACCAGGCCGGTTCTGCGCCGTCCTGGGGCGCCAAGCCTTTTCCCAAGGGGCTGCGCGAGGGTTTTGTGACCCTGGCCAGCGGCAAGGACGGCGACGAGGAAAGCTTGCGCATTCGAGCCGACGCACGGCTGGTGGCGGCCAACCTGAAGGCAGGGGAAACCGCCGAGTACCATCTGGACGCTGGACGCCGGGCTTATCTGGTGCCGGCTACCGGAGCGATCGAGATCAACGGCTTGCGCGCCGAAGCTCGAGATGGGGTTGCGGTCGAGGACGAACGAGTGCTGCGAGTGAGCGCGCTGCGGGACAGTGAGATCGTGCTGGTGGATCTGGCGTGA